In Candidatus Nitronauta litoralis, one DNA window encodes the following:
- a CDS encoding DUF1749 domain-containing protein, protein MSCPRVFKLAFNIVLLVFLVLPSVSFGVESDNTSNETPSNIRAVVSNQEIHLSWDHLDITVDQYRIDIAEVDQDTGTISPKGFYEFTPETIRDLGGDKQEASLAIQFLPDGVTPLQNSKKYSLSVRAVTNGQLSDSSEVVTAVPHVISADPPATPILFLHGFTGSSGGTFGDTTQFLEQQLGWTRGGNLKIVGDNFNLVPENFNANGDFFTMDFGDDTATYPDSQGLIHQAEELEVAIDYLKSQGVSPIMVMGHSNGGQVARYYLANHPQAATNVTKSIAYGSPHRGADLSFFGGPSNHGIRDTFYACSPANEIVYQGKNLFGEDIDNQFLTNLSQQTLPTLDEGYVSILGSKRERSPNCHPTDLGDGVVARTSQDLRLVDNPPENIKTILTDHLHSGQGNHFSAVMCGMDQSRCAVFSMKYQGNDPVTLQVTSPTGERVREAGASSELIEIPGADLMEVSDEGAIEMDTVIVPFADPGVFTVLLTPASGSSPTDIFTLVAEVGGVEVVLAEDMMVQDLPPAGFTVLVPYPLGHSDFDGDTQSDVLAVHSSGLLISVLVKDSVFQEFGFLTQADPVAGWTVNATGDFNGDKKADLLLYNTTTGEYRTVLLDGATVLSDTVVFTIDPVIGVEPRGVGDFDGDGEVEIIVYHPPSGFTGLVYLTGGIFSSFEEATVIDVAGNWTLENTGHFNSDNKTDLLITNTVTGESAVIEMDGSTATGPTSIFTFAPATGWSVKDTGDFNGDGKTDVLILHSTGALGVLVMDGLVFQSFYVPGGLLSQWDLVNVGNYDVSNKADFLIFDTSTGDLMTAVQDGTTITAYTPVLNLGLGSGWSYHSGKP, encoded by the coding sequence ATGTCCTGCCCACGCGTTTTCAAACTTGCTTTCAATATTGTCCTACTTGTTTTCCTTGTCCTGCCTTCGGTTTCTTTTGGCGTCGAATCCGACAATACCAGTAATGAAACTCCGTCAAATATCAGGGCGGTAGTCAGCAATCAGGAAATTCATCTGTCGTGGGATCATCTTGATATAACTGTTGATCAATACAGAATTGATATTGCAGAGGTGGATCAGGATACAGGAACCATCTCTCCAAAAGGTTTTTATGAGTTTACTCCAGAAACGATCCGTGATTTGGGTGGAGACAAGCAGGAAGCTTCCCTTGCCATTCAATTCCTGCCGGATGGTGTGACTCCGTTACAAAATTCAAAAAAATATTCATTGTCGGTTCGGGCCGTGACCAACGGGCAATTGAGCGATTCGAGTGAAGTCGTGACCGCCGTTCCCCATGTGATATCGGCGGATCCTCCCGCAACTCCCATTTTGTTTCTCCATGGTTTCACGGGCAGCTCTGGCGGCACGTTTGGTGATACGACCCAGTTTCTGGAACAGCAGTTGGGCTGGACCCGCGGCGGTAATCTGAAAATTGTTGGCGACAATTTCAATCTGGTTCCGGAAAACTTTAACGCTAATGGTGATTTTTTCACGATGGATTTTGGCGATGATACGGCAACCTATCCGGATTCCCAGGGGTTGATCCATCAGGCGGAAGAGTTGGAAGTCGCCATAGATTATTTAAAAAGCCAGGGGGTCTCACCCATCATGGTGATGGGGCATAGTAACGGTGGACAGGTGGCAAGGTACTATCTTGCCAATCATCCGCAGGCCGCAACCAATGTCACCAAATCCATTGCTTACGGATCTCCGCACCGGGGAGCGGATCTCAGTTTCTTTGGAGGACCCAGTAACCATGGTATCCGTGACACGTTTTACGCGTGTTCCCCTGCCAACGAAATTGTTTACCAGGGTAAAAACCTGTTTGGGGAAGATATCGACAATCAGTTTTTAACCAACCTGTCTCAGCAAACTCTTCCCACTCTGGATGAAGGTTATGTGTCCATACTGGGAAGTAAAAGAGAGCGCAGTCCGAATTGCCACCCGACCGATCTGGGCGATGGGGTGGTAGCGCGGACCAGTCAGGATCTACGGCTGGTTGATAACCCACCGGAGAATATTAAAACCATTTTGACGGACCACCTTCATTCCGGTCAGGGGAATCACTTCAGCGCTGTGATGTGCGGGATGGATCAATCGAGATGCGCTGTTTTTTCCATGAAGTATCAAGGCAATGATCCTGTAACGCTACAGGTGACGTCTCCAACGGGTGAGAGGGTGAGGGAAGCGGGTGCCTCTTCAGAGTTGATTGAAATCCCCGGAGCGGATTTGATGGAAGTATCCGATGAAGGTGCTATTGAGATGGATACGGTGATCGTACCTTTCGCGGACCCTGGGGTTTTCACCGTGCTGCTGACTCCAGCAAGTGGATCTTCTCCTACTGATATCTTTACTCTGGTAGCAGAGGTAGGAGGAGTCGAAGTGGTGCTTGCCGAAGATATGATGGTGCAGGACCTACCGCCTGCAGGCTTCACGGTGCTGGTACCGTATCCATTGGGGCATTCTGATTTTGATGGCGATACCCAGTCCGATGTTCTTGCGGTTCATTCAAGCGGATTGCTGATTTCTGTTCTGGTAAAAGATTCAGTGTTTCAGGAGTTCGGGTTCCTCACCCAGGCGGACCCAGTCGCGGGCTGGACGGTTAATGCGACTGGAGATTTCAATGGGGACAAGAAAGCGGACCTGCTGCTCTACAACACAACCACCGGTGAATACCGTACCGTTTTATTGGATGGTGCCACCGTCTTAAGCGATACGGTGGTGTTCACCATCGATCCTGTGATTGGTGTTGAACCACGCGGCGTCGGTGATTTTGATGGCGATGGTGAAGTCGAGATCATTGTCTACCATCCTCCCAGCGGGTTCACCGGCCTGGTTTATCTTACTGGTGGTATTTTCTCCTCCTTTGAAGAGGCAACTGTCATTGATGTCGCAGGTAACTGGACACTTGAAAATACAGGACACTTTAATTCCGACAATAAAACGGATCTACTCATCACCAACACGGTCACGGGTGAATCTGCTGTGATCGAAATGGATGGTTCGACAGCTACCGGCCCTACATCCATATTCACCTTTGCACCGGCAACCGGATGGTCAGTGAAAGACACGGGTGATTTCAACGGTGACGGTAAGACGGATGTATTGATCCTCCATAGTACCGGGGCGCTCGGTGTGCTGGTAATGGATGGTCTCGTATTCCAGAGTTTTTATGTTCCGGGCGGACTGTTATCTCAATGGGATCTTGTCAATGTTGGCAACTACGACGTCAGTAACAAGGCGGATTTTCTGATCTTTGACACGTCAACCGGCGACCTGATGACTGCTGTACAGGATGGGACAACTATCACAGCCTATACTCCCGTACTCAACCTCGGTCTGGGGTCTGGCTGGTCTTACCACAGTGGAAAACCATAG
- a CDS encoding MBOAT family protein — MLFNSLTFVVFFVIVLALHYSVSSWRIQKTILLLASYLFYAAWNPPFVILLWISTLVDWYVAKGLETEEVKAKRRLLLSISLAVNLGLLGFFKYGTFLLENFIEAMNMMGIPFEAAAPNIILPVGISFYTFQTLSYTLDVYFRKTPHCHSFLDFALYVTFFPQLVAGPIVRATDFLPQCLKPRRATRDQFGWGLYFITLGLFQKVVLADGMLSSATDKVFSHSGSIFVLDAWLGLLAFSAQIFCDFAGYSTCAIGVALCLGFILPDNFRSPYAAIGFSDFWRRWHITLSTWLRDYLYIPLGGNRHGTSRTLFNLMFTMFLGGLWHGASWTFVAWGVLHGGYLVVEHLLRQWYKDIAWVKTVAGRFFLGILTFILVSLAWVFFRAGDFKTACMMFGSLFNFSGGGALLLPTLDMIQVSVVVGGLLASHWFLHEKKLEHAIQNMPSWWIVTVWTAMLFGLILMQGGANAFIYFQF, encoded by the coding sequence ATGCTGTTTAACTCCCTGACATTCGTCGTTTTCTTCGTCATCGTGCTGGCGTTGCATTATTCCGTATCGTCTTGGAGAATTCAGAAGACCATCCTGCTCCTGGCAAGTTATCTTTTCTATGCGGCGTGGAATCCTCCGTTCGTCATTCTCCTCTGGATCTCTACACTGGTCGACTGGTACGTCGCCAAGGGACTTGAAACGGAAGAGGTCAAAGCCAAGCGTCGCCTCCTGCTTTCAATAAGCCTTGCGGTCAATCTCGGGTTACTGGGGTTTTTCAAATACGGCACCTTCCTGCTGGAAAACTTTATCGAAGCCATGAATATGATGGGCATTCCGTTTGAAGCGGCGGCACCCAACATCATTTTGCCGGTTGGGATATCGTTTTACACGTTCCAGACCCTGTCTTACACGCTGGATGTGTACTTCCGCAAAACACCGCACTGCCATTCGTTCCTCGACTTCGCGTTGTACGTCACCTTTTTCCCGCAACTGGTGGCGGGGCCCATCGTCCGTGCTACCGATTTTCTTCCGCAGTGCCTCAAACCGCGCCGTGCCACGCGCGATCAATTCGGCTGGGGCCTTTACTTCATTACACTCGGTTTGTTCCAGAAGGTGGTGCTCGCGGATGGGATGCTGTCTTCTGCTACCGACAAGGTATTCAGCCACAGTGGCAGCATCTTTGTACTCGATGCCTGGCTTGGACTGCTGGCTTTTTCGGCTCAAATTTTTTGTGACTTCGCCGGTTATTCCACTTGTGCCATCGGGGTAGCGCTTTGTCTCGGATTCATCCTGCCGGATAACTTTCGTTCTCCCTACGCGGCTATCGGGTTTTCAGATTTCTGGCGACGCTGGCACATCACGCTCTCAACCTGGCTGCGTGACTATCTCTACATCCCGCTGGGCGGCAACCGGCACGGCACTTCGCGTACCCTGTTTAATCTGATGTTCACCATGTTCCTCGGCGGACTCTGGCACGGTGCATCGTGGACATTTGTTGCCTGGGGTGTGTTGCATGGGGGTTACCTGGTGGTCGAGCACCTCCTGCGCCAATGGTACAAGGACATCGCATGGGTCAAAACTGTTGCTGGCCGCTTCTTTCTGGGAATACTCACCTTCATCCTGGTGAGTCTGGCCTGGGTATTTTTCCGGGCGGGCGATTTCAAAACCGCCTGCATGATGTTCGGTTCTTTATTTAATTTTTCCGGCGGTGGCGCACTGCTGCTGCCCACGCTGGACATGATTCAAGTTTCCGTCGTAGTCGGTGGCCTGCTCGCGTCGCATTGGTTTCTGCATGAAAAGAAACTGGAACACGCAATACAAAATATGCCGTCCTGGTGGATCGTGACAGTCTGGACCGCCATGTTGTTTGGTTTAATCCTGATGCAGGGAGGGGCAAATGCCTTCATCTACTTCCAGTTTTAA
- the rnd gene encoding ribonuclease D, with amino-acid sequence MYITTPEQLAEFCEKLGQPEMMAIDTEFVREKTYYHRLGLVQVGAEGHYAAIDPISIKDLTPLLNLIANPETLKVFHAGKQDLEILYNLMGEAVNPIFDTQIAASLLGWGGQISFAKVVKRVTGKTIHKTETYSDWCRRPLSKSQIDYAIDDVRYLVPVYEYLVKSLEKMGRLDWLEEEFLPLTDPKNFTPAEPSRQFMRIKNFRTLKPRNLAVLCELAAWREEEAMRRDCLAKFIIRDEPLLEMARKTPGDIKALEMIRGIHGKEIKNSGKKILKAIERGLEMPEENIPKIPESNSYSTRRGVEELLIAYVQVRSEDLKIEPHVLADRKQIHDFVKRHELKENLEGHSLLSGWRHTLIGAELHDMLTGKAGLSINDQGRVVLVYGGSEPSSS; translated from the coding sequence ATGTATATCACCACTCCGGAGCAACTGGCCGAGTTTTGTGAAAAGTTGGGTCAGCCAGAAATGATGGCTATTGACACCGAGTTTGTCAGGGAAAAAACCTATTACCACAGACTGGGACTGGTGCAGGTTGGGGCCGAAGGCCATTACGCAGCAATAGATCCGATATCGATAAAGGATTTGACACCCTTGCTTAACCTGATTGCAAACCCTGAAACTTTAAAAGTGTTTCATGCGGGCAAACAGGATCTGGAAATCCTTTATAACCTTATGGGAGAAGCAGTCAATCCAATTTTTGACACCCAGATTGCAGCTTCTCTTCTAGGTTGGGGAGGACAAATCTCTTTTGCCAAAGTTGTCAAACGCGTAACGGGAAAAACGATCCATAAAACGGAAACCTATTCCGACTGGTGCCGACGTCCTTTGAGCAAAAGCCAGATTGATTATGCCATCGATGATGTGCGTTACCTGGTTCCTGTCTATGAATACCTTGTGAAGTCGCTGGAAAAAATGGGTCGTTTGGATTGGCTGGAGGAAGAGTTTCTACCGTTGACAGATCCCAAAAATTTTACTCCTGCAGAACCTTCCCGTCAGTTTATGAGGATAAAAAATTTCCGGACCTTAAAACCTCGTAACCTGGCTGTCCTTTGTGAGCTTGCAGCCTGGAGAGAAGAAGAGGCCATGCGTCGGGATTGCCTCGCCAAATTTATTATCCGTGATGAGCCGCTTCTGGAAATGGCCCGGAAAACGCCCGGCGATATTAAAGCCCTTGAAATGATCCGGGGGATTCATGGAAAGGAAATCAAGAACAGCGGGAAAAAAATATTGAAAGCTATTGAGCGTGGACTGGAAATGCCGGAGGAAAATATTCCGAAAATTCCAGAATCGAACAGTTACTCCACTCGAAGAGGGGTCGAAGAACTATTGATCGCCTATGTTCAGGTCAGGTCAGAAGATTTGAAAATTGAGCCTCATGTTTTGGCTGACAGAAAACAGATACACGATTTTGTCAAACGTCACGAGCTAAAAGAAAACCTGGAAGGCCACTCTCTACTGTCAGGTTGGAGGCACACTTTGATTGGAGCAGAGCTGCATGACATGTTGACAGGGAAAGCAGGTCTTTCGATAAATGATCAGGGGCGCGTAGTCCTGGTTTATGGAGGAAGCGAACCTTCTTCGTCCTGA
- a CDS encoding NAD(P)/FAD-dependent oxidoreductase: MNSPDVIVIGGGPAGCASAIFLAQSGKRVVLLDRARFPRDKVCGEFISPAADDLLSELGVLEEIESHSPLRLGGVAVSAYGGKEVVCPYPERPGITGPVTSLSFERLQLDQLLIDRAKAVGVEVREGHQVYDLIIDDAHAVGVNVRDPDKSDFEIKAPLVIDAGGRNAVSLRKFGLRKNEKGGKKIALAAHWEGATFAGQFCYMHISRPGYTGMSPTTGGGANVVLVVDHQAIKGRGLDTAYREIIMSNPRRRSFLENARPLEKVRAIDSLAFQIDSVPVGGLMLVGDAMGFIDPFTGEGIYLALRSARLAVDCAQNAFATKNFSRTVLAEYEARRESEFGKKFLLCRLLQHLIASRYLCKSTVSLLDRRPDLADALVGVIGDYLSPGKVVSPVFAMKLVSGFLGGGNSGKNIRPNGKNKTPEMEKSPALTNTSL; this comes from the coding sequence ATGAATTCACCTGATGTCATTGTCATTGGTGGTGGGCCTGCTGGATGCGCCTCGGCAATATTTCTGGCTCAGTCGGGGAAGCGAGTGGTTCTTCTCGATCGAGCCAGGTTTCCCCGCGACAAAGTTTGCGGCGAATTTATCAGTCCCGCCGCAGACGACCTTTTGTCCGAGCTTGGAGTGTTGGAGGAAATAGAATCGCATTCTCCATTGAGACTGGGCGGCGTGGCGGTCTCCGCCTACGGTGGGAAGGAAGTGGTTTGTCCTTATCCGGAACGCCCAGGAATTACGGGGCCGGTCACCAGTTTGTCGTTTGAGCGGTTGCAACTGGATCAGTTATTGATTGATCGGGCGAAGGCCGTCGGGGTAGAGGTGAGGGAAGGGCACCAGGTGTATGACCTGATTATTGATGACGCGCATGCTGTTGGTGTTAATGTGCGAGACCCGGACAAGTCTGACTTCGAGATCAAAGCACCGCTCGTGATCGATGCTGGTGGAAGGAACGCCGTTTCCCTGCGAAAGTTTGGCCTTCGAAAAAATGAAAAGGGAGGTAAAAAAATTGCTTTGGCCGCCCATTGGGAAGGGGCGACCTTTGCCGGACAATTTTGTTATATGCATATCAGTCGACCGGGATACACGGGCATGTCCCCGACAACGGGGGGTGGAGCAAACGTTGTGCTGGTGGTGGATCATCAGGCTATTAAGGGAAGGGGGTTAGATACCGCCTATAGAGAAATCATAATGTCGAATCCACGAAGGCGATCCTTTCTGGAAAATGCCCGGCCTCTTGAAAAGGTAAGAGCCATAGATTCTCTGGCATTTCAGATTGATTCCGTACCGGTTGGCGGTTTGATGCTGGTGGGAGATGCGATGGGATTTATTGATCCTTTTACCGGTGAGGGCATTTACCTTGCGTTGAGGTCTGCCCGGTTGGCGGTGGATTGCGCCCAGAATGCTTTTGCCACCAAAAATTTTTCCAGGACAGTGCTGGCTGAATATGAGGCCCGACGTGAAAGCGAATTCGGTAAAAAGTTTTTATTATGTCGATTGCTGCAACATCTGATTGCCAGCCGGTATCTTTGCAAAAGTACCGTGTCGCTATTGGACAGGCGTCCTGACCTAGCAGATGCACTGGTGGGGGTGATTGGAGATTATTTGTCTCCGGGGAAAGTGGTTTCCCCTGTATTTGCTATGAAGCTGGTATCGGGTTTTCTTGGTGGAGGTAATTCCGGTAAAAATATTCGACCCAATGGGAAAAACAAAACGCCGGAGATGGAAAAGTCTCCGGCGTTGACAAATACCTCTTTGTAA
- a CDS encoding DUF465 domain-containing protein, translated as MEIELGLLEKIKGENLEFKELYEEHTKLKNRVEELNGMKFLSPEQEVEKKTIQKQKLKTKDRLGEILEQYQSNLH; from the coding sequence ATGGAAATTGAGCTTGGACTACTTGAAAAAATCAAGGGTGAAAATCTAGAGTTCAAAGAACTCTATGAAGAACACACAAAACTTAAAAACCGGGTGGAAGAATTAAATGGCATGAAGTTTTTGTCCCCCGAGCAGGAAGTTGAAAAGAAAACCATTCAAAAACAAAAATTGAAAACTAAAGATCGTTTGGGTGAAATTCTGGAACAATATCAAAGCAACCTGCATTGA
- the tsaB gene encoding tRNA (adenosine(37)-N6)-threonylcarbamoyltransferase complex dimerization subunit type 1 TsaB has translation MKLLSIDSSTPLLSVALLDKQHILSEQARDHSPPAHNPLLSLVDQVLSDAGIPLKEVSGYIFTNGPGSFTGLRVGLSLIKGFVLATEKPVLGVSSLKAWASLSGNNSERVCSLLDARKGEVYYALFQKSGDDLTPLGDEEVLSPTEVLNRIDQPVEFVGPGSDRYKDFFTEHLKNRFQKSAPPGSPTVAGAAGKIGLKNFEKNSSFNLNQLNLRYLRKPEAEINFKGNP, from the coding sequence ATGAAGTTATTGTCGATTGACAGTTCCACACCGTTGCTTAGTGTCGCTCTTCTAGACAAACAACACATTTTATCCGAACAAGCCAGAGACCATTCCCCACCTGCACACAACCCACTATTATCATTGGTGGATCAGGTTCTATCCGACGCAGGCATTCCCTTGAAAGAAGTTTCCGGCTATATTTTTACCAATGGTCCGGGGTCCTTTACAGGATTAAGAGTGGGGCTGAGCCTGATCAAGGGGTTTGTTCTGGCAACTGAAAAACCCGTTTTAGGTGTATCGTCTTTAAAAGCCTGGGCAAGCCTGTCGGGGAACAATTCAGAAAGGGTCTGTTCTTTACTGGACGCGCGGAAAGGAGAGGTGTATTATGCCCTCTTTCAAAAATCAGGGGACGATCTGACACCCCTTGGAGATGAAGAAGTACTCAGCCCGACCGAAGTTTTAAACCGTATCGACCAGCCTGTAGAGTTTGTTGGCCCCGGGTCTGATCGGTACAAGGACTTTTTTACCGAGCATCTTAAAAACCGGTTTCAAAAGTCAGCTCCGCCAGGTTCCCCAACCGTGGCGGGGGCAGCAGGAAAAATCGGACTTAAAAACTTTGAAAAAAACTCCAGCTTCAACTTAAATCAATTGAACCTCCGTTACCTCAGAAAACCAGAGGCGGAAATTAACTTTAAAGGAAACCCATAG
- a CDS encoding peptidase M14, producing the protein MKLNILDSIPDGFLDTVPEEMYKILDGPSLIQIEGEPGPPLFLATLLHGNESTGIQAIQKVIKFYNENGMRLPKPLNILVGNVEAARTKERHLEHQPDYNRIWNGGDLKENKFAQEVISLVKNSGPFASIDIHNTSGQNPHYSCVNKLDAPFINLANLFSETLVYFTRPKEVLSNAMAEFCPSITIEAGQPGDPSGIQHVYEFLKKCLRLEKIPLDWKGQYDPQVYHTIARVRVPPESKIGFGDDSQDKDFCFIEKLDQKNFHELPANSLIGWRSNPDMKLSVINESDEEIESDIFDYVEKEIRLKRSVVPSMFTTNENIVHQDCLGYFMERFAIDSNNRSI; encoded by the coding sequence ATGAAATTAAATATTCTGGACTCCATTCCCGATGGATTTCTGGATACTGTCCCTGAGGAAATGTACAAAATATTGGACGGCCCTTCTTTGATTCAAATAGAAGGCGAGCCGGGTCCCCCACTTTTCCTGGCCACACTCCTGCATGGCAATGAATCTACCGGAATCCAGGCGATTCAGAAGGTGATAAAATTTTACAATGAAAATGGAATGAGGCTTCCAAAACCGCTGAACATTCTGGTGGGTAACGTTGAGGCAGCCAGGACCAAAGAAAGACACCTTGAACACCAACCTGATTACAACCGGATCTGGAACGGAGGCGATTTAAAAGAAAATAAATTTGCACAGGAAGTGATTTCCTTAGTAAAAAATTCCGGGCCATTCGCGTCAATTGACATCCACAACACATCAGGCCAGAATCCTCACTATTCCTGTGTCAATAAACTGGATGCGCCTTTCATCAACCTGGCAAACTTATTCAGCGAAACCCTGGTGTACTTCACCCGCCCCAAAGAAGTGCTCTCCAATGCCATGGCAGAATTTTGTCCTTCTATAACAATAGAGGCCGGACAACCCGGAGATCCGTCAGGAATTCAGCATGTTTATGAGTTCCTGAAAAAATGCCTGCGCCTGGAAAAAATTCCACTGGACTGGAAAGGACAATACGATCCACAGGTTTATCACACCATCGCCCGTGTTCGCGTCCCTCCCGAAAGCAAAATAGGTTTTGGCGACGATTCTCAGGACAAGGATTTTTGTTTTATTGAAAAGCTGGACCAGAAAAACTTTCACGAACTGCCTGCCAACTCACTGATCGGCTGGCGTAGCAACCCTGACATGAAACTTTCGGTGATAAACGAGAGTGATGAAGAAATTGAGTCCGATATTTTTGATTATGTTGAAAAAGAGATCCGGTTAAAACGGTCGGTGGTTCCATCCATGTTCACGACCAATGAGAACATTGTGCATCAGGATTGTCTGGGGTATTTCATGGAGAGATTTGCGATCGACTCAAACAACCGGTCCATTTAA
- a CDS encoding tetratricopeptide repeat protein has product MSNDFSKKPTLALALMTMAALIAAFVDGPGLHENNTSATSHKHEEGSHADHQDPEAQRRMAIFHYNKGNQFLRSNQWDKAVHQYEMALGHESRLLPVYVNMSTALMRQKRFPQARQILDRLEKQAPEMPELHYNLACYFSLTGDVEKGLEALAEAVRKGYSDMQGLETDPDLKALRDHPGYSTIPKRL; this is encoded by the coding sequence ATGAGCAACGACTTTTCAAAAAAACCAACGCTGGCTTTAGCACTGATGACTATGGCTGCCCTTATCGCCGCATTTGTGGACGGGCCCGGACTTCATGAAAATAATACCTCCGCAACCAGTCACAAACATGAGGAGGGGTCCCATGCAGACCACCAGGATCCGGAAGCTCAACGGCGAATGGCCATTTTCCATTACAATAAAGGCAACCAGTTTTTGCGGTCAAATCAGTGGGACAAGGCGGTACACCAATACGAAATGGCCCTTGGCCATGAATCCCGGCTTCTTCCTGTTTATGTGAATATGAGCACAGCACTCATGAGACAGAAACGATTTCCCCAGGCGAGGCAGATACTGGATCGGTTAGAAAAACAGGCCCCTGAAATGCCTGAGCTTCATTACAACCTGGCTTGTTATTTTTCACTGACGGGAGATGTAGAAAAAGGATTGGAAGCTTTGGCAGAAGCTGTCCGCAAGGGATATAGCGATATGCAAGGGTTGGAAACTGACCCGGACTTGAAAGCCTTACGTGATCATCCAGGCTATTCAACAATCCCAAAACGATTATAA
- a CDS encoding methyltransferase domain-containing protein, protein MSILTPPRKFREELLDLDQAPFEEVKDSLKDVQTVNEYLSGYRVLLHHIEKFFKAAKGAPLSILDAATGSADQPRAVIKLARQKNWPVQITALDINRKMLRFSREETRGYPEISFVQGDVLNLPFKDNSFDVVINNLSLHHFERQHAIKMMSEFSRLSRMGFIINDLHRSRVAHAAIWILTRLLTKNRLTRYDAPVSVYNAFTPDEMEAMAREAGLKHHKVHRHFPYRLALVENKTGD, encoded by the coding sequence ATGTCTATCCTTACCCCACCAAGAAAATTCCGTGAAGAGCTGCTTGATCTTGATCAAGCTCCGTTTGAAGAAGTAAAAGACAGTTTAAAAGATGTCCAGACGGTCAATGAATATCTGAGCGGTTATCGCGTTCTCCTCCATCATATCGAAAAATTTTTCAAAGCAGCAAAGGGTGCACCGCTTTCCATCCTGGACGCCGCGACGGGATCAGCGGATCAACCTCGCGCGGTTATCAAGCTGGCACGCCAGAAAAACTGGCCCGTCCAAATCACCGCTCTTGATATCAACCGAAAAATGTTGCGTTTTTCCAGAGAAGAGACAAGAGGATATCCTGAGATCAGCTTTGTTCAGGGCGACGTGCTCAACCTCCCATTTAAGGACAACAGTTTTGATGTAGTCATCAACAATTTGTCTTTGCACCATTTTGAGCGCCAGCATGCGATAAAAATGATGAGTGAGTTTTCCAGGCTCAGTCGGATGGGATTCATCATCAACGATCTGCATCGTAGTCGTGTCGCCCATGCCGCCATCTGGATATTGACCCGATTGCTGACAAAAAATCGCCTGACCCGTTACGATGCCCCGGTATCGGTGTATAACGCATTCACTCCGGACGAAATGGAGGCTATGGCGCGTGAAGCTGGTTTAAAGCACCACAAGGTTCACCGACATTTTCCATACCGGCTGGCTTTAGTTGAAAACAAGACCGGCGACTGA
- a CDS encoding phosphatase PAP2 family protein — protein sequence MKPEVAPHPYPDVKLNTDYFKGIVTDGIKLVTSPLHWETRDWLTAGLIGGTTVALGFLDEKVHEEIEENPSKARKDFLKVGEVVGDGGYAAAYLSLFYLTGLFRDDEELKSTALLATESFLISGAFTLTLKHLIGRERPNNTTEADDFAGPFAGEGLAFPSGHTTTAFAIATVFAKQYERHIWVPPLAYTLATMTALSRVNENVHWTSDVFFGAAIGYFTAAALHKLHSNPNVPKLMVRPMVSSARQGIALDYRF from the coding sequence GTGAAGCCAGAGGTTGCCCCTCACCCCTACCCGGATGTAAAACTCAATACGGATTACTTTAAAGGGATTGTCACAGACGGCATTAAACTGGTCACCTCTCCCCTCCACTGGGAAACCAGGGACTGGTTAACAGCGGGATTGATCGGGGGAACCACTGTAGCGCTCGGGTTTCTGGATGAAAAGGTGCATGAGGAAATTGAAGAAAACCCCAGCAAGGCCCGGAAAGATTTTTTGAAAGTGGGTGAAGTTGTCGGTGATGGAGGATACGCCGCAGCGTATTTGTCCCTTTTCTATTTAACGGGCTTATTCAGGGACGATGAAGAACTGAAGAGCACAGCTCTGCTTGCAACTGAAAGTTTTTTAATCTCAGGCGCGTTCACATTGACGTTGAAACACCTGATAGGCAGGGAACGCCCCAACAATACGACAGAGGCTGATGACTTTGCCGGTCCATTTGCCGGTGAGGGTTTGGCTTTCCCCTCCGGGCACACCACCACAGCGTTCGCCATCGCAACGGTGTTTGCCAAGCAGTACGAGCGTCACATCTGGGTCCCTCCCCTGGCTTACACGCTAGCAACCATGACCGCGCTCTCAAGGGTCAACGAGAATGTTCACTGGACCTCCGATGTGTTTTTTGGAGCCGCAATAGGTTACTTTACCGCAGCCGCGTTACACAAACTACACAGCAACCCCAATGTACCTAAACTCATGGTGCGGCCCATGGTCAGCTCTGCCCGCCAGGGTATCGCCCTTGATTATCGCTTTTGA